The DNA sequence gttTGGGCAGCGACGTGCCTCTGAAGAAGCTCGATCGGTCCGTATCCTCGTTCGCGCAGCTTCTAAGGCATTCAGGTGAACTCACCTTGCTAGAGTCTGTGAACAATAACAATGGGTTTAATTATTCGGATAAGATACAGGATTGTAACCAATCCGACGAGGCTAACGGTGATGATGATATGGAGAAtcttggtgacctcgttgaGGAGCTTGGTTTGTACATGATGGAGCTTGGGATTTTGGTTGCACGAGCTTGCGATATTGTTATTGGTAAAGGTCAGCTAGAGCAGAGCATCACTGACTTTGGGACGGCAAAGGCGAGGCTCATTCACTACCACTCTGAGTTGGATAACAGTATTATCAGGGATAAGAGCACAAAGAGGAAATGTTTGGTGAATAATGTGGCAGTAAAACCTTATCAGTCGTGTTCTGGAAGGAGGGCCGGATCACTGTGCCTGTGTTGCATTAAGTCAGAAGATGGGACTACTGTAGTGTCAATAAAAGGAAATGATTCTAAGGATGCCTCGATTCAGGGTCAGGCGGCTGCTGAAATTTCCCTGTTAAACCTATGGCAGGAATGGCACTATGATTATGGGATCTTCACAGTTTTAACAGCACCATTGTTCCTGAGTGCCTCTGAGGATGAAAATAGTTTGGTTAACCTGGAATGTCATCCTCCTGATGGGCACACACACTTGCAGTTATGCAATGGAAGGAAGCTATTCTCTGTTAGATGCTCTCCTGAGAGCTTCATCGTTCAGGTTGGAGAGGCAGCAGACATATTGTCCCAAGGGAAATTGAAATCTACACTTCATGCTGTGAGTAGACCTTTGAGTTCCATGGACATCAGCCGTGAAACTTTTGTTGTCTTCCTACAGCCCTCATGGGACAAAACTTTAGCTTATCCTGGTTACTCTTTAGATGAAGGTGAATCCATTCTTAGCAAGGAGACTTCAGCCatcagtgatggatcagcagGGCCTTGTGATGAAGATGCATTTATGCAAGGAATTCATAAGAAAATCCCCCCTCTGTCGTCAAGGCTAAAAGAAGGGATGACATTTGCAGAATTTTCTCGTCAGACAACAAAACAGTATTATGGTGGCAGTGGCATCCAACAAAACAATTGAGCACTAGTAATACAATGGCAGATGCATATAGTTGTAGCACACATTGGACTGATGTATTGACTTGCATTTCAGAACCAATATGAAAACACAAAATGAAAGCGTCCTGGTAAACAATGCATGCTGCTCATCCTACTCGATGACTAAGTTTTGCAATTGTTCACATAACAATTGGCATTTTTAACTGATATTGACAACATATCCAAGGACTGGTGTCCAGAATTTCTGCTAGGCCTTCTGTTTCGCAGTAGGTGAATTGGTTACATAAGCAGCCTTTATTCATGTCTTGGGATGCTGGTTTGATCTTTTTAGCGTGAATGTTGAGGGTTGCTTGGAAATTCTTTCAGGGAGAAGAGCACTAAGAAAATTAAAATTGGGCCATTCCTATAGAATATGCATGATGCTTAGTAATTGAAGAAATGTCAACGAAAATTAATCCGGCCATTCATATTGAACTGGACCATATCTTGTTTAATGCTTTGACGCACTTGGCCAAATGAAGAATGAAATGAAGGCAATCTTTTCTGTTATTGCTTTAGTTGAGGCCAGAAGTTAATAATGTCTGCTCCTAAAAAATTAATGTTCCATGGCTTTGTGAGTTCATAATGGTTGCAGTACCAACAGTTTGTGTGTGTGCCCAAGCCCTTTTGCCAGAATATCTGGCAGTGGTTAGACAATAGTCTGGACATTGCTACTGTCTACTAAGAACCTTCACCCCATCAGTCCTGATGATTCATCATTTCCAAATCTCACTGTATCCTCTTTTATTtcattacaatttttttttgaaacttcaTTACAAATATTAATAGAATATTGATTGGACATTTGGACTGTCAAAATATTCAATCCAATTCTTCCTAACTTTGCATTTTTAATTCAGAAAGATAAAGTTTCCCCATGCTGGCTATACAATCAATTTCCCTTGGTTTTTAGAAATGTTAATTTTCAAAATGCAAGCAgagtactcaatccatcccaaattataaaacgTTTAACTTTTTTAACACCAAGTttaaccactcgtcttattcaaaaaattgtgtaaaatatcactttttttatcatggcttggtttattaataaaagttttccaagaatgacttaaatttgactatgtttgcacaaattttttgaatgagACGACCAGTTAAAAAAgttaaacatcttataatttgggatggagtatTTGCTAGGAACTTTTGCTGTATTACCCTGGCTCATAAATGACAACTTATTTGGACTGGTTTCTCTAACCATGGTGCTAAATGGTTACATCTTTTTCATTATCAAATAACAAATATTTAGATGACACATAATACTTGTGTTTTAAACCATTGTTTAAATTAGTGCAATTTTTGTGAGGACAATTGGAATTAGGGGTGTATATTAAACTGTAGCCTCTGTTCATGCCTTGGGATTGTTGTTTTGAGTTTTTAGGGTGAAATTTGGTGGTTGTTTGGGCAATTCAGTAAGCAATGGTAAATTTTCTTTTGCAATTTGGTATTTTTATATTAAACTAGTACTCTATAGTCTATacccgaggccttgtttagatcctaaaaatttttgcaaaatttttcagattctccgtcacatcaaatcttgcggcacatgcatagaacattaaatatagataaaaaaaacttattacatagtttatctgtaatttacaagatgaatcttttgagcttaattagtctataattagataatatttgttaaatacaaataaaagtgttattgtgtttattttgcaaaaatttttaaactaaacaaggcccaagtttaTGATCTACATGAACAAAGCATGATGCCGACCAGTAGTCCCCCGCGGCACCACGGGCCCTGGGCCCAGGTCTTGGATGCGCCTGTGCTCTGCCGGAGGCCGCTCGCCAGTCAGGTCGCAGGCTCGCAGCCCGTGCGCACGCCAGCCGGCGCACCCTCGCCGCCGGCGGGAGTCCGCTGCTGCCCCCGCCACCGCCACCAGGGAGCCTGGCGTGGGAGAAGTTGGGCCACAGGGTGCTGGGCCTTGTTGGGCCAACGAGCGGGGAGGGAAATCTGCAGAAGAAGGAACCACAGAAGAATGTGTGTATTTGGACCTGAATTCTTACAGGATACTCGTTTGACTTTGTTTTCTCCTTTTTCTATAAAAAAATAcacatatctatatctatatctatatctagtaTTAAAGACGCAAAATTTCTATCCTCCCATTTTTTCGTCTCATCCCCCTCCGTCTCTTATGGACCTGGACTCATGATCTATACTCATACGAACTAAAACAACTATGATCTAACAATGATAAATACAGAGTCTGATTCCTATATGTATTGAGGTCTCGTTGCAATGCATGTATGGGCACATTTGCTAGCATACAAAAGTTTCTTGCAAAATTTTCTTTGGGTATTCCCTAGGCCCATCCCTGCTACCACCTCACGACGCATGCAACCATTATTATTGCTAAATGTGAGAAAATCAAAAGGAATTTTTCTTGGATAAACGGTTTCAAATGAAAAGGTCATTAAGTACAAAGTTGTATAGCTCTTTGACATTGAAATTTCAGAATGTGATGACTTtaaattgaattttgaaagcatagattatttcaaatgaaaaagtcagCAACCAcaatattttaaatttttttagaactataACTTTAAATTTTGGTTATTTCTCCATCCTGGTCCtttgaaaaaaatagaaaaagttGAATTTCGAATGTGAGAACTTCAAACAGATTTTGCGGAATACAAATGTTTTGAATTAAAAAAAGGCATCAATTATAAagtgtatattttttttaaaaaaatagcatTCTTAGAGTTTGTACggactctagaaattgattcctAGAGGCAGCTCAGTTTAGAAACCATTTTTAGAGGCGGATTTAAGTTGAGCCGCCTCACCCACAAAATGCCTCTATTGCTAAAAGTTATTCTTGTACTAGTGATATATGTACATTTGATAAGTTTATTTGACAAccatattctttattcactcaCTAACTTATTCATAGTATATTGATTTGCTTATGTATGATTTTCGGCAGCCTTACCTTTTTTTTACATTATATCAAAAACCGCCCGTACAAATGTTTCTAGAGATGGTTATATTAAAAAAGTATCTCTATTGTAGAGGTGGTTGGTGTTTCTAGTCAACTCTAGAAACGCCCTCCAATTTTAGAGGTATTGATGATTTTCACCCATATTAGGTAATTTTATCCGCTACTAAACATAGGTGTATCATAAAAAAtcataatttttcaaatgaaatcacATGTAGAtgaactttatatcaaagttttaagagatctataactttgtagTAGTCTTATTTTTcatttaaaattttttaggcctaaaatatgttttaattttctaaatttttaatttttcttAAATGGTCTCAGATGCAGAGACGTTGTATGCTAAAGTTGTTGTGCTTGTCTGCTTGATGAGATAAAAAAGACTGTGTAATAACACTCAAATTTTTGTGCACTGGATATGGTTTCTATCTGCTCCTAGCGTTGAAGATGTAATGCATCAGAATGACTCGACACAACATTATATCTGTaactaatataaatatttaCTGGTATTAGTAATGAATGAATTGTGAGTTTAGATACGAATTGTTGTAAATTTTTATTTACAGAAATTTACTTGTGAATGTACATTCATGTCTTGTAGCTTTtagtatagaagaaaacaaaatgTAGATTCAATATAATTGGTGTAACTAGTGTGCTTAAGTATTTATACGCATGTACGTACGAGAGCACAATAATGGACATGCATGCACGGCCGGGGCCCTGCTTTCAAAAGCAGCACATATGCTTTGCTTGGTCGATCCAACTACGGTCTTCAGATGCTGAGATGGATGCCCATAAAAAGCAAGAGTGCTTTGGAAGGttagttttctttttttcttttttctaattCCAACGCTTACGCGTGTCGCCATACGTCGCGTTTGCAATATATATAATCTCAGTCATTCTCATCACGTAGCGAAATTATTGTTCGTCGCGTACCCACGCCCAATTCGCCGCATGCTTTAGTATAGTAGTGGGCCAACGAGCTCCCACGTACGTGTACCTAATTTCGTTTGACTCAAAGTGTACCATATACAAAGAACACAAAGCTTTGTGTAAGGTGATCACCTGATCATCGTTCGTATGAAAAGAATGAAATAAAAGGGCGCAAAATAAAAAGGATGGATATATTTTCCACTTTGGTTGTACGTACTGAATATGcccatatattatatatttttatatatttataacaCAAAGCTTTAGTACATTTATTTATCTTCTTTGATCGGACAAGACCGGCAAGGAGAATGTGGTGTGCCCCATAGCCGACCGGTCACTCAAGCACTAGTGCACGATGCTTCGCGGGGAAAGCTAGACAGGCGATGGATATGATGATTGAGGcttaaaatccaaaattttttgagattTGGATACTGTaatactttcatttgtatttgataattattgtctaaaaaTATTGATtaattagattcaaaagattcatatatacagataaactatatatacaattagttatttttgtaTTTATATTTAAGGCTTTATACATGCGTTTTAAATTCAATGGGataagaaatcttaaaaaaaattaggttCACTTGGACGCCTCAGCCGTTCAGGCGAACGAACATGTATGCACGCGCATATACGTACTACCCAACTTACCTACCAGCACCGCAGCACGTCgccgattttttttttcttcctgaTATTGATGAAGCATGATGTCCCTTCTTGTTGCAACGTATAGTATACGTACTGATCTACGTAGTGGATGCACGCATGGCAGGTAGCTAGCTAGAGTAGCTAACCAAGTACAAGTAGTAGCAAGGATAAGATGCATGTGCATGGTCCACTGCAAATGTACGTATACGTGCACGCATGTATCATCAGTATATATACGTGTACGTATAAGGCAGGTTTGCATGTGGCGGCTCGCAGTGTACGGGGTTTACTTAGGCTTCTTTACTTCCactcaaaaattcaaaatttttcaatatttctcgtcacatcgaatctagacgtatgcatggagtattaaatatagacggaaataaaaactaattatacagtttggtcgaaattgacaagacgaatgttttgagcctagttagtccatagttggacaataattatcacaaacaaacgaaattacTATAGTGTCGCGAAATATTTCTCAtcgggaactaaacacggccctagCATAGAATCCATCGTAGAGCGTACGTCGTCGCTCGTGTGCATGCACATACATACATGTATGTCGGCGCAGAGACGACGATGGTGTGAGTGCGGTGCGGTAGATTATGGCCTTGTTCAGTCGCCAAAACCAAAATAAGTTTTCGGCCActatatcactttcgtttgtttatggtaaatactattcaattatggattaattaggtttaaaaaatccatcttgtgatttatcgacaaactgtgtaattatcttttgtttttaactatatttactATTTCATTCATGTGCtataagattcaatatgacgaaaaattttgaaaattttttatttttagggcGTTACATTATGCCgtgaagatagatagatagatggaTCGCGGCAGCACGCACGATCGAGACGCTTATCTTATCTGATTATGGTATCCACGCGACCATGCACACGCGCACATATTCGTACTGCTCGTCTCCTTCCCAACGAGTCAACGACGACTGCTCCacggtacgtacgtacgtacgtacgtgctCGCTGCCATCTGTTGCCATCACAACAGATCAACAAGCTACCGAGATGCGCATCATCCATGGCTGACCGGCCCGGCCGGCCAACTGATTTtacgacgacgaggacgaccACTACGAGAATTATTTTGGGCTAGTCACCTCTGTTGTTCATGCACGATGCAGATCGATGAGCGGAGGATCATCTCGATCGCTAGCTCAGCCCAACCTGATCTGTAGCGTTGGAAACAACTTAACGGTTGCCCAACTCGATGGGCGATGGATGAGATCGATCGGCCGGTGGCGGTGGGGTTGTGTcactgccactgccactgccactAGCGTCAAGCGACCTGCCACTTGGCCACCACAGCGGGCACAGCTAGCGCATTGTGCCGAAACACCCAGGACCACGTGTCAGCCTATGTACGGCGGGAATCAATGGGGATGCATGGCGTCGGTCCGACCTAGGTCAACGCGAGTCTctcggtcgtcgtcgtcgtcttcctcctcctGCTCCATACTCTATCTCAAACAACACTTAGAGGGTGTTTAGTTGGacctgttaaagtttaacagacaCTGTagacaattagtgtccaatcataaattaattaggctcaaaagattcgtttcaccAATTACTCTGTagctatatttttagttttgtaaatagtctaaATTTAGTGctccaatcataaattaattaggctcaaaagattcgtttcaccaattactctctagctatatttttagttttgtaaatagtctaaatttagtgctctatatatgtgtccaaatatttgaTGGGACGAGCGGTAAACTTTAACAGGTGGAACCAaacaaacagggccttactCCCCCCGTCCCAAAATTAGTGACATTTATGCTTTTCGAGAAATTACTTtcactaaatatatagtaaaaaatattaatatttatagtacagaATTAGTATCGTTGGAAacatctttaagtctagttttttaacaaatttatttaaagatacgaatattgcacgtattttctacaaaatCGAGTTAAACTTATGGCAtgaaaacctaaaacgacactctttttggaACGAAGAGAGTGTGGCCTTACAAATCAGAGGATTTTATACCATTAAGAAAGATGGCCCCTTTCTTCATGGTACTAAAAAGTTAGAGTGGACCTCTATACCATGACACTTTTTTTTTCTACCAAGCCATCATGTCCACCTTCCATCGAGTTCTCACCATTTAGCAACTCTGACATGTCGGTCCGCCTAGTAAAGAAGTCCAAAATATCCTCActctctttctttctctctctctctccttcacGGTGGGCTGCTCGCCCGTTGAGCTCCTCTTCCTCTCCCTATGCCCGCAGCACGCGCTCCTCGTTGCTTGCCTCGTCCTTCTCACCCAAGGACGCCTTCGTAGGGGAGAGGGACACCCGGCAGGGCCCGTAGCTGCGGCCGCGGCTACCCCCCTCCTGAACGCGAGACACGACTGCTCCTCTGCCGAGGACCCACCAGACGCCACGGCCTCCCTTGCCGTGGTGCTCCACCTCTTGGTGCTAGTGAGCATGGCGTCGGCGTCGGGCCTGACCACGACCGCTTCCATGGCCTCCCGCTCGGCGCCGCGGAGAGAGTAGGAGCAGGAGGGCCAAATGCCAGGGAGGTCGGCGAGGAGAGGACGGGCATGGATGGTCACCATCGTGCCCCTGACCGCGGCTTCCCATTCCCATCTAGTGACGGTGTTCC is a window from the Sorghum bicolor cultivar BTx623 chromosome 5, Sorghum_bicolor_NCBIv3, whole genome shotgun sequence genome containing:
- the LOC8074332 gene encoding uncharacterized protein LOC8074332 codes for the protein MAAAATATALDIAEIPFSDLVVLLSPDTLADDGRCRRVVDTVATELGRGGSGLLAIAGVPRVGALRRRLLPLARRLALMDHPTRSQLLKKHGLGSDVPLKKLDRSVSSFAQLLRHSGELTLLESVNNNNGFNYSDKIQDCNQSDEANGDDDMENLGDLVEELGLYMMELGILVARACDIVIGKGQLEQSITDFGTAKARLIHYHSELDNSIIRDKSTKRKCLVNNVAVKPYQSCSGRRAGSLCLCCIKSEDGTTVVSIKGNDSKDASIQGQAAAEISLLNLWQEWHYDYGIFTVLTAPLFLSASEDENSLVNLECHPPDGHTHLQLCNGRKLFSVRCSPESFIVQVGEAADILSQGKLKSTLHAVSRPLSSMDISRETFVVFLQPSWDKTLAYPGYSLDEGESILSKETSAISDGSAGPCDEDAFMQGIHKKIPPLSSRLKEGMTFAEFSRQTTKQYYGGSGIQQNN